A section of the Citrobacter farmeri genome encodes:
- the dnaB gene encoding replicative DNA helicase — protein MAGNKPFNKQQTDVRDRDPQVAGLKVPPHSIEAEQSVLGGLMLDNERWDDVAERVVAEDFYTRPHRHIFTEMGRLQETGSPIDLITLAESLERQGQLDSVGGFAYLAELSKNTPSAANISAYADIVRERAVVRDMIAVAHEIADAGFDPQGRTSEDLLDLAESRVFKIAESRANKDEGPKNIADVLDATVARIEQLFQQPHDGVTGVNTGYDDLNKKTAGLQPSDLIIVAARPSMGKTTFAMNLVENAAMLQDKPVLIFSLEMPSEQIMMRSLASLSRVDQTRIRTGQLDDEDWARISGTMGILLEKRNIYIDDSSGLTPTEVRSRARRIAREHGGIGLIMIDYLQLMRVPSLSDNRTLEIAEISRSLKALAKELHVPVVALSQLNRSLEQRADKRPVNSDLRESGSIEQDADLIMFIYRDEVYHENSDLKGIAEIIIGKQRNGPIGTVRLTFNGQWSRFDNYAGPQYDDE, from the coding sequence ATGGCAGGAAATAAACCCTTCAACAAACAACAGACTGATGTCCGTGACCGCGACCCGCAAGTTGCCGGACTGAAAGTACCGCCGCACTCGATTGAAGCGGAACAGTCGGTGTTGGGCGGTTTAATGCTGGATAACGAGCGCTGGGACGATGTTGCCGAGCGCGTGGTGGCGGAGGATTTTTATACCCGTCCACATCGTCACATCTTCACGGAGATGGGGCGGTTGCAGGAAACCGGCAGTCCGATTGACCTGATTACGCTCGCGGAATCGCTGGAGCGACAAGGGCAACTGGACAGCGTCGGCGGTTTTGCTTATCTGGCTGAACTCTCTAAAAATACGCCAAGTGCGGCGAACATCAGCGCGTATGCGGATATCGTGCGCGAACGTGCGGTTGTGCGCGACATGATCGCCGTCGCCCATGAAATTGCCGATGCGGGTTTTGATCCGCAAGGGCGCACCAGTGAGGATCTGCTCGATCTCGCCGAGTCCCGCGTCTTTAAAATCGCGGAAAGCCGCGCCAATAAAGACGAAGGCCCGAAAAACATTGCCGATGTGCTCGACGCCACCGTCGCGCGTATTGAACAACTGTTCCAGCAGCCGCACGACGGGGTGACGGGCGTTAACACCGGCTATGACGATCTCAACAAAAAGACCGCTGGCCTGCAGCCCTCAGACCTGATTATCGTCGCGGCGCGTCCGTCGATGGGGAAAACCACATTTGCAATGAACCTCGTCGAAAACGCGGCGATGTTGCAGGATAAACCGGTTCTTATCTTCAGTCTCGAGATGCCCTCTGAGCAGATTATGATGCGTTCTCTGGCCTCGCTGTCCCGCGTGGATCAGACCCGTATACGTACCGGGCAACTGGACGATGAGGACTGGGCGCGGATTTCCGGCACAATGGGCATCCTGCTGGAAAAACGTAACATCTATATCGATGATTCCTCTGGTCTGACGCCGACGGAAGTACGCTCCCGCGCGCGCCGTATCGCCCGCGAACACGGCGGTATCGGGCTGATTATGATCGACTACCTGCAACTGATGCGCGTGCCGTCGTTGTCCGACAACCGTACGCTGGAGATTGCCGAAATTTCCCGTTCGCTGAAAGCGCTGGCGAAAGAACTGCATGTGCCGGTTGTGGCGCTGTCGCAGCTTAACCGCTCGCTGGAACAACGTGCCGATAAGCGTCCGGTCAACTCCGACCTGCGTGAATCCGGCTCCATCGAACAGGATGCCGACTTGATCATGTTCATCTACCGTGACGAGGTTTATCACGAAAACAGCGACCTGAAAGGGATTGCGGAAATCATCATTGGTAAGCAACGTAACGGCCCTATCGGGACGGTGCGACTGACCTTTAACGGACAATGGTCGCGCTTTGATAATTATGCGGGACCTCAGTACGACGACGAGTAA
- the alr gene encoding alanine racemase: MQAATVVINRRALRHNLQRLRELAPASKLVAVVKANAYGHGLLETARTLPDADAFGVARLEEALRLRAGGITQPILLLEGFFEAADLPTISAQRLHTAVHNQEQLAALEAAELDEPVSVWMKLDTGMHRLGVLPEEADAFWQRLTQCKNVRQPVNIVSHFARADEPECGATERQLDVFNTFCEGKTGQRSIAASGGILLWPQSHFDWVRPGIILYGVSPLENQSTGADFGCQPVMSLTSSLIAVREHKAGEPVGYGGTWISERDTRLGVVAMGYGDGYPRAAPSGTPVLVNGREVPIVGRVAMDMICVDLGPQATDQAGDPVILWGEGLPVERIAAMTKVSAYELITRLTSRVAMKYVD; the protein is encoded by the coding sequence ATGCAAGCGGCAACTGTAGTTATTAACCGCCGCGCTCTGCGACACAACCTGCAACGTCTGCGTGAGCTGGCACCCGCCAGTAAGCTGGTTGCGGTCGTGAAAGCGAACGCTTACGGACACGGTCTGTTAGAGACCGCGCGAACGCTCCCCGATGCTGACGCCTTTGGCGTGGCGCGTCTCGAAGAGGCGCTACGTCTGCGAGCGGGTGGGATCACGCAGCCCATCCTGCTACTGGAAGGCTTTTTTGAGGCAGCCGATCTGCCCACCATTTCCGCGCAGCGCCTGCATACGGCTGTCCATAACCAGGAGCAACTGGCCGCGCTGGAAGCCGCCGAACTGGATGAACCGGTGTCTGTGTGGATGAAACTTGATACCGGCATGCATCGTCTGGGCGTGCTTCCTGAAGAGGCGGACGCCTTCTGGCAGCGGCTGACGCAATGTAAAAACGTGCGTCAGCCGGTGAATATTGTCAGTCATTTTGCCCGTGCGGATGAGCCGGAATGTGGTGCCACTGAACGGCAGCTTGATGTGTTCAATACTTTTTGTGAAGGCAAAACGGGTCAACGCTCAATTGCCGCATCCGGCGGGATTTTACTCTGGCCGCAGTCACATTTTGACTGGGTGCGACCGGGCATCATTCTCTACGGCGTGTCGCCGTTGGAAAACCAGTCCACAGGAGCGGATTTCGGCTGTCAGCCGGTGATGTCGCTGACCTCCAGCCTGATTGCCGTGCGCGAGCATAAAGCAGGTGAGCCGGTAGGTTATGGCGGAACGTGGATCAGTGAACGTGATACGCGCCTTGGCGTCGTGGCGATGGGCTATGGCGATGGTTACCCGCGCGCAGCGCCATCCGGTACGCCGGTGCTGGTGAATGGTCGCGAAGTGCCGATTGTTGGCCGCGTGGCGATGGATATGATTTGCGTTGATCTTGGGCCGCAGGCGACTGACCAGGCCGGTGACCCGGTGATTTTATGGGGAGAGGGGCTCCCGGTTGAGCGTATTGCGGCAATGACTAAAGTTAGTGCTTACGAACTGATCACCCGCCTGACCTCACGGGTGGCGATGAAGTACGTCGACTAA
- the tyrB gene encoding aromatic amino acid transaminase, giving the protein MFQKVDAYAGDPILSLMERFKEDPRSDKVNLSIGLYYNEDGIIPQLKAVAEAEARLNAQPHGASLYLPMEGLNTYRHTIAPLLFGADHPVLQQQRVATIQTLGGSGALKVGADFLKRYFPDSGVWVSDPTWENHIAIFEGAGFSVSTYPWYDNATNGVRFNDLLATLKTLPARSIVLLHPCCHNPTGADLTHAQWDEVIEILKAGDLIPFLDIAYQGFGAGMDDDAYAIRAIASAGLPALVSNSFSKIFSLYGERVGGLSVVCEDATTAGRVLGQLKATVRRNYSSPPNFGAQLVATVLGDEALKANWLAEVEAMRTRILTMRQELVNVLTATIPGRDFDYLLQQRGMFSYTGLSAAQVDRLRDEFGVYLIASGRMCVAGLNVANVQRVAKAFAAVM; this is encoded by the coding sequence GTGTTTCAAAAAGTTGACGCCTACGCTGGCGACCCGATTCTGTCGCTCATGGAGCGGTTCAAAGAAGACCCGCGTAGTGACAAAGTGAATCTGAGTATCGGTCTGTATTACAACGAAGACGGGATTATCCCGCAGCTGAAGGCCGTGGCGGAAGCCGAAGCGCGTCTTAACGCGCAACCGCACGGTGCCTCGCTGTATCTGCCGATGGAAGGGTTAAATACCTATCGTCATACTATCGCGCCATTGCTGTTTGGGGCTGACCATCCGGTCCTCCAGCAGCAGCGAGTGGCGACGATCCAGACATTGGGCGGCTCTGGCGCGCTGAAAGTGGGCGCCGATTTCCTCAAGCGCTATTTCCCGGATTCTGGCGTGTGGGTCAGCGATCCGACGTGGGAAAACCATATCGCTATTTTTGAAGGGGCTGGATTTAGCGTCAGCACATACCCCTGGTACGACAATGCCACCAACGGTGTGCGTTTCAACGATCTGCTGGCGACCCTGAAAACGCTGCCAGCGCGCAGCATCGTTCTGCTGCATCCTTGCTGTCACAACCCGACCGGGGCAGATTTAACGCATGCGCAATGGGATGAGGTTATCGAGATCCTGAAAGCAGGCGATCTGATCCCGTTCCTCGACATTGCTTATCAGGGCTTTGGTGCGGGTATGGACGATGATGCCTATGCTATCCGCGCGATTGCCAGCGCCGGGCTGCCTGCGCTGGTCAGCAACTCGTTCTCGAAAATCTTCTCTCTGTACGGCGAGCGCGTCGGCGGGCTTTCTGTCGTTTGTGAAGATGCAACCACTGCAGGCCGCGTGCTGGGACAACTGAAGGCGACCGTACGCCGTAACTACTCCAGTCCACCGAACTTTGGTGCGCAGCTGGTTGCGACGGTACTCGGCGATGAAGCGCTGAAAGCCAACTGGCTGGCGGAAGTGGAGGCGATGCGAACCCGTATTCTGACCATGCGCCAGGAGCTGGTGAACGTGCTGACCGCTACGATTCCGGGACGTGATTTCGACTATCTGCTGCAACAGCGCGGCATGTTCAGCTATACCGGACTGAGCGCCGCTCAGGTCGATCGCCTGCGCGATGAGTTTGGCGTCTATCTGATTGCCAGTGGACGCATGTGCGTGGCTGGTCTGAACGTGGCGAACGTGCAGCGCGTGGCGAAGGCTTTTGCTGCGGTCATGTGA
- the aphA gene encoding acid phosphatase AphA — MRRLTLALSAICLLFTLNHSASALASSPSPLNPGTNVAKLAEQAPIHWVSVAQIENSLAGRPPMAVGFDIDDTVLFSSPGFWRGKKTWSPDSEAYLKNPAFWEKMNNGWDEFSIPKEVARLLIDMHVRRGDSIFFITGRSPTKTETVSKTLADNFHIPATNMNPVIFAGDKPGQNTKTQWLQDKNIRMFYGDSDNDITAARDAGIRGIRILRASNSTYKPLPQAGGYGEEVIVNSEY, encoded by the coding sequence ATGCGAAGGCTCACACTGGCGCTGAGCGCCATCTGCTTGTTATTCACATTAAACCATTCCGCCAGCGCGCTGGCCTCTTCTCCTTCTCCGCTGAACCCTGGTACTAACGTTGCGAAACTCGCGGAACAAGCCCCCATTCATTGGGTTTCCGTGGCGCAGATCGAAAATAGCCTGGCGGGTCGTCCCCCGATGGCCGTCGGTTTTGATATTGATGACACCGTACTGTTTTCCAGCCCAGGCTTTTGGCGCGGTAAGAAAACCTGGTCCCCGGACAGCGAAGCCTATCTGAAGAACCCGGCATTCTGGGAGAAAATGAACAACGGTTGGGATGAGTTCAGTATTCCTAAAGAGGTTGCGCGCCTGCTGATCGATATGCACGTCCGTCGCGGCGACAGCATCTTTTTTATCACCGGACGTTCGCCAACAAAAACCGAAACCGTGTCGAAAACGCTGGCCGATAACTTCCACATTCCGGCGACAAATATGAACCCGGTCATTTTTGCTGGCGATAAGCCCGGTCAAAACACCAAAACCCAGTGGTTGCAGGATAAAAATATCCGCATGTTCTATGGCGATTCGGATAACGACATCACCGCCGCGCGCGATGCAGGCATTCGTGGGATCCGAATCCTGCGCGCCTCAAACTCGACCTACAAACCGTTGCCGCAGGCTGGCGGGTATGGTGAAGAAGTGATCGTAAATTCGGAGTATTAA
- a CDS encoding MmcQ/YjbR family DNA-binding protein — MTNSELLQYCMAKVGAEQSVHSDWKATQIKVEDVLFAMVKEVEDRPAVSLKTSPELAELLRQKHSDVRPSRHLNKAHWSTVYLDGSLPDSQIYYLVDASYQQAVNTLPEEKRKQLQ; from the coding sequence ATGACCAATTCGGAGTTACTGCAATACTGCATGGCGAAAGTCGGCGCTGAGCAGAGTGTGCACAGTGACTGGAAAGCCACACAAATCAAAGTTGAAGATGTGCTCTTTGCCATGGTGAAAGAGGTGGAAGATCGCCCGGCGGTATCTCTGAAAACCAGCCCCGAACTGGCGGAATTGTTACGCCAGAAGCACAGCGATGTGCGTCCGAGCCGACATCTCAATAAGGCGCACTGGAGCACCGTTTATCTCGACGGCTCGCTGCCGGATTCACAAATCTATTATCTGGTGGATGCGTCATACCAACAGGCGGTCAATACACTACCGGAAGAGAAACGCAAACAGTTGCAATGA
- the uvrA gene encoding excinuclease ABC subunit UvrA — protein sequence MDKIEVRGARTHNLKNINLVIPRDKLIVVTGLSGSGKSSLAFDTLYAEGQRRYVESLSAYARQFLSLMEKPDVDHIEGLSPAISIEQKSTSHNPRSTVGTITEIHDYLRLLFARVGEPRCPDHDVPLAAQTVSQMVDNVLSQPEGKRLMLLAPVIKERKGEHTKTLENLASQGYIRARIDGEVCDLSDPPKLELQKKHTIEVVIDRFKVRDDLSTRLAESFETALELSGGTAVVADMDDEKAEELLFSANFACPICGYSMRELEPRLFSFNNPAGACPTCDGLGVQQYFDPDRVIQNPELSLAGGAIRGWDRRNFYYFQMLKSLAEHYKFDVEAPWASLNANVHKVVLYGSGKENIEFKYMNDRGDTSVRRHPFEGVLHNMERRYKETESSAVREELAKFISNRPCASCEGTRLRREARHVFVENTPLPTISDMSIGHAMDFFNNLKLAGQRAKIAEKILKEIGDRLKFLVNVGLNYLTLSRSAETLSGGEAQRIRLASQIGAGLVGVMYVLDEPSIGLHQRDNERLLGTLIHLRNLGNTVIVVEHDEDAIRAADHVIDIGPGAGVHGGEVVAEGPLEAIMAVPESLTGQYMSGKRKIAVPKQRVPANPEKVLKLTGARGNNLKDVTLTLPVGLFTCITGVSGSGKSTLINDTLFPIAQRQLNGATIAEPAPYRDVQGLEHFDKVIDIDQSPIGRTPRSNPATYTGVFTPVRELFAGVPESRSRGYTPGRFSFNVRGGRCEACQGDGVIKVEMHFLPDIYVPCDQCKGKRYNRETLEIKYKGKTIHEVLDMTIEEAREFFDAVPALARKLQTLMDVGLTYIRLGQSATTLSGGEAQRVKLARELSKRGTGQTLYILDEPTTGLHFADIQQLLDVLHQLRDQGNTIVVIEHNLDVIKTADWIVDLGPEGGSGGGEILVSGTPETVAECEASHTARFLKPML from the coding sequence ATGGATAAGATCGAAGTTCGGGGCGCCCGCACCCATAATCTCAAAAACATCAACCTCGTCATCCCCCGCGACAAATTGATTGTCGTGACCGGGCTTTCGGGGTCAGGCAAATCCTCGCTCGCTTTCGACACCTTGTATGCCGAAGGGCAGCGTCGTTACGTTGAATCCCTTTCTGCCTATGCGCGTCAGTTTCTGTCGCTGATGGAAAAGCCGGATGTCGATCATATTGAGGGGTTGTCACCCGCCATCTCAATTGAACAAAAGTCGACGTCTCACAACCCGCGCTCCACGGTTGGTACCATTACCGAGATCCACGACTACCTGCGTCTGCTGTTTGCCCGCGTCGGCGAACCGCGCTGCCCGGATCACGATGTCCCACTGGCGGCGCAGACCGTCAGTCAAATGGTGGATAACGTCCTGTCGCAACCGGAAGGCAAGCGTCTGATGCTGCTGGCACCGGTCATTAAAGAGCGGAAGGGCGAGCACACCAAAACGCTGGAAAACCTGGCAAGCCAGGGTTATATCCGCGCCCGTATTGATGGCGAAGTGTGTGACCTATCCGATCCGCCAAAACTGGAGCTACAAAAGAAACACACCATCGAAGTGGTGATTGATCGTTTCAAAGTGCGTGACGATCTCAGCACCCGTCTGGCGGAATCGTTTGAGACCGCGCTGGAGCTTTCCGGCGGGACGGCGGTGGTTGCCGATATGGACGACGAAAAAGCAGAAGAACTGCTCTTTTCCGCCAACTTTGCCTGCCCAATTTGTGGCTACAGCATGCGCGAACTGGAACCGCGCCTGTTCTCCTTTAACAACCCGGCGGGTGCCTGTCCAACCTGCGACGGCCTCGGCGTACAGCAGTATTTTGACCCCGATCGCGTGATCCAGAACCCTGAGCTGTCGCTGGCTGGCGGCGCCATCCGTGGCTGGGATCGGCGGAACTTCTATTATTTCCAGATGCTGAAATCACTGGCGGAACACTATAAGTTCGACGTTGAAGCCCCATGGGCCAGCCTGAATGCGAACGTGCATAAAGTGGTGCTGTACGGCTCCGGGAAAGAGAATATTGAATTTAAGTATATGAACGATCGTGGCGACACCTCCGTGCGCCGCCATCCGTTTGAAGGCGTGCTGCACAATATGGAGCGCCGCTATAAAGAGACGGAATCCAGTGCGGTACGTGAAGAGTTAGCTAAGTTCATCAGCAACCGTCCGTGCGCCAGCTGTGAAGGAACCCGTCTGCGTCGCGAAGCCCGCCACGTCTTCGTTGAGAATACGCCGCTGCCGACCATCTCTGACATGAGCATCGGCCATGCGATGGACTTCTTCAACAATCTCAAGCTCGCAGGTCAGCGGGCGAAGATTGCAGAGAAAATCCTCAAAGAGATTGGCGATCGCCTCAAGTTCCTGGTCAATGTCGGCCTTAACTACCTGACGCTGTCCCGTTCCGCGGAAACGCTGTCCGGCGGTGAAGCCCAACGTATTCGTCTGGCAAGTCAGATTGGTGCCGGGCTGGTCGGGGTGATGTACGTGCTGGATGAACCGTCCATCGGTCTTCATCAGCGCGATAACGAACGTCTGCTGGGGACGCTGATCCACCTGCGTAATCTGGGCAATACCGTGATAGTGGTGGAGCACGATGAAGATGCGATTCGCGCCGCCGATCACGTGATTGATATCGGTCCGGGAGCCGGCGTCCACGGTGGCGAAGTCGTTGCCGAAGGTCCGCTGGAAGCCATTATGGCGGTACCGGAATCCCTGACCGGCCAGTACATGAGTGGCAAGCGCAAGATTGCAGTGCCGAAACAGCGGGTGCCTGCGAATCCGGAGAAAGTGCTGAAACTGACCGGCGCACGCGGCAACAACCTGAAAGACGTGACGCTGACACTGCCGGTGGGACTGTTCACCTGCATCACCGGCGTGTCGGGTTCCGGTAAATCGACCCTGATCAACGATACGCTGTTCCCGATTGCTCAGCGCCAGCTGAACGGCGCCACGATCGCCGAACCGGCACCGTATCGTGACGTGCAGGGACTGGAGCATTTCGACAAAGTTATCGATATCGATCAGAGCCCAATCGGCCGGACGCCGCGTTCCAACCCGGCAACCTATACCGGGGTGTTTACGCCGGTACGCGAACTGTTTGCCGGAGTGCCGGAATCACGCTCACGCGGCTATACACCGGGGCGTTTCAGCTTTAACGTTCGCGGTGGGCGTTGCGAAGCCTGTCAGGGCGATGGCGTGATTAAAGTCGAAATGCACTTCCTGCCGGATATTTACGTACCTTGCGACCAGTGCAAAGGCAAGCGCTATAACCGCGAAACGCTGGAGATTAAGTACAAGGGCAAAACCATCCACGAAGTACTGGATATGACTATCGAAGAAGCCCGCGAGTTCTTTGATGCCGTTCCGGCGCTGGCGCGGAAGCTGCAAACCCTGATGGATGTGGGTCTGACCTACATTCGTCTCGGCCAGTCGGCGACGACGCTTTCCGGCGGTGAAGCGCAGCGCGTGAAGTTAGCGCGTGAACTGTCGAAACGCGGTACCGGTCAGACGCTCTATATTCTGGATGAACCGACCACCGGTCTGCACTTTGCCGATATTCAGCAGTTGCTGGACGTGCTCCATCAGTTACGCGACCAGGGCAACACTATCGTGGTGATTGAGCACAACCTGGACGTCATCAAAACGGCGGACTGGATCGTCGACCTGGGACCCGAGGGCGGTAGCGGCGGCGGGGAAATCCTCGTCTCCGGTACACCTGAGACCGTGGCGGAATGTGAAGCATCGCATACTGCCCGCTTCCTCAAACCGATGCTGTAA
- the ssb1 gene encoding single-stranded DNA-binding protein SSB1, with translation MASRGVNKVILVGNLGQDPEVRYMPNGGAVANITLATSESWRDKQTGEMKEQTEWHRVVLFGKLAEVASEYLRKGSQVYIEGQLRTRKWTDQSGVEKYTTEVVVNVGGTMQMLGGRQGGGAPAGGQQQQGSWGQPQQPQGGNQFSGGAQPRPQQQSAPAAPSNEPPMDFDDDIPF, from the coding sequence ATGGCCAGCAGAGGCGTAAACAAGGTTATTCTCGTGGGTAATCTGGGCCAGGACCCGGAAGTACGCTACATGCCGAATGGTGGCGCTGTTGCCAACATCACGCTGGCTACTTCCGAATCCTGGCGTGACAAGCAGACCGGCGAGATGAAAGAGCAGACGGAATGGCACCGCGTTGTGCTGTTCGGCAAACTGGCGGAAGTCGCCAGCGAATATCTGCGTAAAGGTTCTCAGGTCTACATTGAGGGCCAGCTGCGTACCCGCAAATGGACCGATCAGTCCGGCGTTGAGAAGTACACCACGGAAGTGGTGGTGAACGTTGGCGGCACCATGCAAATGCTGGGTGGTCGTCAGGGCGGCGGCGCACCGGCTGGTGGCCAGCAGCAGCAAGGTAGTTGGGGTCAGCCTCAGCAGCCACAGGGCGGTAACCAGTTCAGCGGCGGCGCGCAGCCTCGCCCGCAGCAGCAGTCAGCTCCGGCAGCCCCGTCTAACGAACCGCCAATGGATTTCGACGACGATATCCCGTTCTGA
- a CDS encoding universal stress protein gives MNKAILMPVDILAMDLSDKAIAWADHMLNKEEGVLHLLHVFPKLHTSPIRGFASDIKKYEEYMTNDAQEKMLALARKFKTPLERIRFEVRHGNIRDEVNDAAAAHNAEMIIIGSRKPGIATHLLGSAAANILRYAKVPVMVVR, from the coding sequence ATGAACAAAGCCATTTTAATGCCGGTTGATATTCTGGCGATGGACCTTTCTGACAAAGCGATTGCCTGGGCCGATCACATGCTCAATAAAGAGGAGGGCGTTCTGCATCTGCTGCACGTTTTCCCCAAACTGCACACGTCGCCGATTCGCGGTTTTGCTTCGGATATCAAAAAATACGAAGAGTACATGACCAACGATGCGCAGGAGAAAATGCTCGCCCTGGCGAGAAAATTCAAAACGCCGCTGGAGAGGATTCGCTTTGAAGTCCGTCACGGCAATATTCGCGATGAGGTGAACGACGCGGCGGCGGCGCATAATGCTGAAATGATTATTATCGGCTCACGCAAGCCGGGGATTGCCACCCATCTGCTGGGCTCGGCAGCTGCCAATATTTTACGTTACGCAAAGGTGCCGGTAATGGTTGTGCGTTAA